GTGGCTGGCGCGGTGGCCGCCGAGCGCTTGGTAGGATTGGAACGCTTTCTTGCAAGTGTCGCACTTGTACTTCCCACCTTGATAATTAGAAGAAGCACTCTTTGGAGTAGCCCTGGCGACGAAAACGACGTCGTCTTCTTCCTCTTCCTCTTCCTCTTCTTCATCTTCAGTTTCTTCTTCATCTTCTTCTTCTTCTTCTTCAACATGCGCTACTTGATCATTGTTGGTGACTTTCACTTTCCATGTGTCCCTTGACAGCATCATAAGAGACAGAGCACAATCTTCCGATGAGAAAGTATCGTTGGTAACGGAACTTACCTCTGGCGGCGGCACAACTCTCACAACCATCTTACGACGTCGTTTGGATCTTCTCCTTGTCGGCTTCTTTGACATCGACTCCGTGCTGTCGCTGTCCATCGACGACGGAGGAGCCGCAGCAGTAGTAACATCAACAACTTCCCGGTACTTCAGATACGAAGCCGGAACCGTCGCCGGAGCCGGAGGAGGAGACTGCACCATCATCATCTGCATGACGCTGCTGTTGATGTTTCGGATTCGGAGGATGTTGTTGTTATTGTTGTGGATATAATGACTCGAGGAGGATGAAAACTCCGGAGAGTGAGCGAGCCGCTGCGGCGGAGAAGGAGTCGCTGGCGGCGGAGGAGGAGGTGGGGGCTGTTTGGGAGGGATAGGAAGCTTGGCGAGATGAGATCTCATGTGTCCGCCCATGGCCTTGCCACCTTTGAATCGCTTGTTGCAGATCTTGCAGATGTGAGGCTTATCCATGACCTAGACCTAGATCCAAAGTCTGAAGTAAGATCTGGGTTTTTTTGATGAATAAGAGGAAGAACAAAGAGTGTCCTTTAGGAGTAGGTGACAAGCAAATCCTTACGCAAAAAGACCAAAAGAAGAACACTTAGAAGAGAAGGGTTGGAGTGTCCTTGTGAGGGTGTGGCC
Above is a window of Fragaria vesca subsp. vesca linkage group LG7, FraVesHawaii_1.0, whole genome shotgun sequence DNA encoding:
- the LOC101306578 gene encoding zinc finger protein ZAT1-like, translated to MDKPHICKICNKRFKGGKAMGGHMRSHLAKLPIPPKQPPPPPPPPATPSPPQRLAHSPEFSSSSSHYIHNNNNNILRIRNINSSVMQMMMVQSPPPAPATVPASYLKYREVVDVTTAAAPPSSMDSDSTESMSKKPTRRRSKRRRKMVVRVVPPPECDTCKKAFQSYQALGGHRASHKRIRHQVFEEEEDDVDAADDDEESEEEVVEVGGGGNNGRGGGNGGGGSGGVRGYNGHSGVVEHPPPRVFECPFCFKLFDSGQALGGHKKVHYYNNTNTSYYNTNNNVSSNKFPAASTSNTNTNTAARASSSSANVSSANYGDNNLVIDLNLPAPEEELEFSTVSD